GCGGCCCAATCTTGAAGACAGATTTCTTCCATAATGGTGCCTTCTTTAGACGAGTAATGGGGCCTTTTAGCATATTTTGTCCATCACTGCGAAGCCAATTACTGTTGCAACACTTCTAAATGGAAACAGATGATTCTTTCTGCCACTCTTGAATATCTGGTAATGTTGATACTTGATAAGACAAAAGAGACATGCACTCCAGTATTCCACACATGATATAATTCCTTGCTAACAGATTCAAAGAGAAAAGCTAAATCTCACATGTTTTAGAGGGCTTGCCAGCAGGGATAGTTTATATCAAAATTACAGTTAGAAAGCAGTTACAGCCACTTTTTAGTATGATGGTGTAACTAAGTTATAGTGCTAGATCTTCCCACAAACCATAACACTTGATTTATTTTCTAACGCAAAAGTTAGAACTAATCTAAGAAATAGATCTTAAAAGGTTGGATGGTTCCAACGTAAAGTGTTGGAATCCTCCAAAACACTCAAGTGTTGTATAGACGCTCCCAATTCAAAATATCAAAAACTTATTTGTCTTTTGCTCACTTTGTTGCATTCTGATGTCCTTGTGTTTGGACTCTCTCTGGCGTCCGTCAGCCTCAAAGACCTTGACTGTAAACACCATGTTGCCCTCATACCTCAACAGCAAAGAATTATCTTCAGTGATGCCATGAAGCACTAGAAACTGTGACCAGCCACCTCTGAAGAACACTCCTCCTCCCTGATTCATCTCGAGCTCGATGGGAGAAACTTTGCCAAGGGGGCCAGAAACAATGGCCTTACGGTAGTCCAAGTGCTCTTTGGGGATGTATTGCACAAAATTAGCAGGTATTGGCtgcaaaaacacaaaaaatgAGGAAAGTCAGGACATTCCGATAATAGAAAATAATGTGAGAATAACAAATTAGTAGCAACAGTCTGCAAACCATCTTTTCCATGAAATCATTCGGAAGCACTCTTGAGGAACTGCGGCTTGCGGGCAATGTCCTGGCTGCCTGTGGTTGCTTCAACTGAACAAAATGAGCTACAAACAATCACTTTGGACTGAATACGAGTAGCAGGGAACTACTTTAGAAGTTAGCCACCATCCAGTATACTCCTTGTCTGGTAAAAAGCTTCTTGACCCTGAATTGCTTAGAAgatctttttcttcctttcaaAAATCATGAACTATATTATAACGAGTTTGATGCTGGAAATCTGCTTTTCAGTGTCCAAGAAGACCACTAACATTACtgacctctcttttttttcagtaGAAAACAATCCTACAGCAGGAAGAAGAGGGTTTGCATTTACAAGTTACAAGAGAAGAAAACGGGGGAACACAGACGGGTACTCAAAAGATTTTATCAGCCCAAGTATTCACGACATTATGGGGAATTTAACTGATACTACTGCTTTGACAACATGAGAGAATATGGCATGGGGAATCGACCTTCTCTTTACCTGCTGGTGATGTTGGTTGCGCGCCATGCTCCCTGAGGAGGCAGCTGTCGGCGTCGAAGGCCTTGACGGATagcacgccgcggccgcggtggcTGAGGACGAGGAGCCACCTCGGGGCGACGCCGCACGCGGCCGCGAACCCCGGCCACCCACGGCCCACGAAGGCGACATCGCCGTCCCGCCCGACCTCAACGCGCCAAGACTTTGCCTTTCCGCCGGTCGGGCCGACGACGAGGGCCTCGTCGCTGCCGATCTCCGCGGTGAGCTCGTCGGGGATGCGCTGCGAATGAAGCATGCAGGTGCAAGAAAACAAGATGAGTCGTCAGTCCGACGGCCGGGCCggagccgcgcgcggcggcggatcggacGAGCGGTGGGCACGCACCAGGGAGTCGGAGGTGCGAGCAGCACCCTCGGGTGCCTGGCCGTGGCGGCCGACGGCGCCATTGGGGTTTGGGGACTCCGGCAACCACGGTGAGTGGGGAAAGCGAcagcttgtttttctttttcttttttttttgataatagCGACAGCTTGGTTTGGTCATGTCTACTGCATTTCCTCTCCTTTTTGACTGGCACAAACGCTGTCAAAAGGTATGACGTGTCACGTGTGAACGCTCTTTCCCATCTCAGTCTCttgaaggaagaaaaaaaatctctcgAAGAAAATTTGCATTTTTTCCTCATATATCTTTTTAGTTACGCTCCATTTGACTAAAGTGGCATACTTAAGATTTCTGCCCGGTAGCATTTTATAACTTTGTCTAAATTTCATATGTTTTAGTTTTTAAAAATGGGTACACTTTTATTATTCCTACCACTACCAAATCTACATGGAGGGGATCCAACTCGCTTTCAGCTCGTAACCTTGGATTCAAAGCAACATCCACCGAAGCACCTGGGTCGTACTGCTTTATTAAGAGTGGGCAAAAACACTTATGGAACTATTTGACATTTGAAGACTTCCAAACTCTCAAGATCTTAACAAGACTAGAGCATTAATTAGTCGCAATGTTTTGTGACTAAAGACTTGAGTCAAGTTCATAGCCGTTCATTTGGACTGATATTTTCAGTGTGAGAGCACTGTGTTACAAACAGCCGACAACTTTAACCTTGGCTACATCGCTACATCTGATTGCTCTCTTCCTCATGTTTAACTACTGAGTCTGATGAGTTCAACTTTGGCTGCAACCTGAAATTTGCAATCATTGTGAAATTTTTCTCTCCACAATCAAGCAACATCTAATTTAGCCGCACAACTTTGGAACACACAGGAACAACGAACAACCCCTCCCCCCGCCCACCCAACCAAAAAAAAACGCATGAAAAGTTACATGCACAATTCCGTTGTATCATCCCACAGTGAAATGTACTAGCTTATCAGCGCTCGATGATGACATGCCACAAGGTGGGTTCAATTATTTTGATGGTGCAGACGTCGCCCACCTTGATCTCATTCAGTCATTCTCACAGCAGAAGCTCTTCCAACCTGACCCAGTCATTTGGTTGCCATTCCTGTAAGCGAGAAGGCGCGCCTGCCAAGACTTGGTGCTGCTAACTGAGGTCTTGAGTGTGATCATCGTGCAAGGTTCCTGAAATCCAATCGCCTGGCACAAGGACAATGGCACAGACTGCAGGAATTGTTACCACATTGGTCAGCTGATAATTTCTGTAAGCACCTCTTGTGATAGCatgcacacacatatatatcatTAACTAAAGCATGATAAAGAAATGCTGGTCCCTGTTTCTGCATTCAGAAATATAAGCTCATTGTAGAAGTCTTAGAACCATATCCTAGAAAAAAGTTTAGTCCATATTCTTCCTAGAAGTTAGAACAAAGTCTTTCCTATTTAAGGCtttcttaaaagaaaagaaagattatTGTGCTTACAAGATGATTGCTAATTGTGCTGGTGTTGATCTCCTTCTTTAGCCAAGCCGGTGGACCAATCTCAAAAACACAGCCTATCCTAGATATGGAGCTTTTTGGCCTTTTTTGCCCATGGCCACTTgacctttccttcttcctcttagGCTTTTCCTGCTGATTTTAAATATATGTTAATGTTCGGTATTCAATAAGACAAAAGTGATAGATGCTTCCGTATTTAACTCACATAGTATAACTGATTCATCTTTTCCTTACAACGTGTGACAACAACAAGCCACAGTGTGGTCTCGACAATATCAAAGGTGCAGATGTCACCTAGCTTGAGATCGTTCTCTTTGCAGAACCTACTCCAACCCAGCCGAAGCCGGTAGCTCCTCCTCCTTGGCAAGGCATGCACCTGCCAGGATTTGGTACTGCTCATTGAGGTCTTGAGTGTGATGATGCAAGGTTCCTGCAACCCAATTGCATCACAGAAAGCTGTTTGCAAAGCCTGCAAAATTGTAAATCACGTTAATGTGGTCACAATTCACTATATATTACAGTGGATGCATACTGACCGCTAGATCTgaactctgtttttttttaaaagttcTTCAAGTGCATATACATGACAAAATTTATGTGACTTCTGACACTATATAGAATCTATTATTTTAATATATTGATTTGCTAATTACTATTAGCAAGCACGTACGTTATCAGTAGTTAGAAggtcaaatgatcaagcaaAGACCTCAGtccctatttctccatatgGAAATACAACTTTATCTTATTCAATAGGGAAATGGTCTTACAAGTTCACGAAGAGTGTTGGCATTGATCTGCTTCTTTATCCATGATGGCGGCCCAACCTCAAACACAGATTTTGTCCATAATGGTGCCTTGGTCAAACACGTCACAGGGCCTTTTGGTTTCTTTTCTCCATTGTTGCTTGACAAATCATTCTTGTAATGCTTCTGAATGGAAATAGATGGTGCTTCCTGCTGCTCTTCAATATCTGGTAATGTTGATACTTGGTAAGACAAAAGAAGTATGTAATGTAGTATTTAACTCATGTTCAAATCCATTGCTAACATATACAAAATATCctagttttgttcatctctTTGCTCACCTTGCTGCATTCTGatgtctttggttttggacTCTCTCTGGCATCCGTCAGGCTCAAACACTTTGACTGTGAACACCATGTTGCCTTCATACCTCAGCAGCAGAGCATTAGATTCAGTGATGTCATGTAACACCAGAAACTGTGACCAGCCACCTGAGAAGAACACATCTGACTGATTCATCTCGATCTCAATATGAGAAACTTTGCCAAGGGGGCCGAAAATAATGGCTGTACGATTGTTCAGATGCTCATTGAGGATGTAATGTTGCATAAACTTAGCAGGTATTAGCTGCAAGAAACATAAAAAAGAGTAAAAGCCAGGACATTCCAAAAACATGAAACAAAGTGTGGAAGACAAATTAACAATAACAGACTGCGAACCATCTTTTTCATGAAATCTTTTGGAAGCACTCTGATGAACTGCAGCTTACGGGTGCCTTGGCCACTTGTGGTTGCCTCAACTGAACAAAATGAGTAACAGATAATCAGCTTGAACTGAAAACATTTTCATTTGACTAATTACGAATCTGCAGCAGTGGACTACTGTAAAATTAACCAAGATCGCATATACTCAAGTTTGGTataaaaaatttattacaaGCTTCTTGGTCCTTGATTATTAACAAGATCTTTCTTTTATTACTCTTTCAAGAACCATATGTACATTTTAGTGATTCCAATGCTGGAATAATAGAATCAGAGGATATCAGAGTCCAGGCAGATCACTAACATTACTGATCTCTATATTTCTTTGGGTAGGAGATAATCCTACCGAAATAAAAGAGAAGGTTTGAACTTTCATCCACCCAAGCATTCATCCCATTCACAGTTAAAAATTGAACTTTTCCTTGAGACTTTGACACCACGAGAGAACGGGTCCAAGATTTCCATTTGCACTTTTGCAggcaaaaattaaaaaaaaaatcaaactttACCGGCGGCTGCTGCAGGTGGTTGAGCGACAAGCTCCCTGAGGCAGGAGCTAGCATCGAACACCTTGACGGTGAGCACGCCCCGGCCGCGGTGCCGGAGGACCAAGAGCCACCCGGCGTCGACGCCGCACGCACCCGCGAACTCCGGCCATCCGCGCCCCAGGAACGCGACGTCGCCGTCCCACCCGACCTCAACGCGCCAGAGCTTGACCTTGCCGGCGGAGGGGCCGACGACGAGGGCCTCCCCGGCGCCGATTTCCGCGGCAAGCTCGTCGGGGATGCGCTGAAAAGAAAGAGCAAGATGAGTCGGTCCCGCGTCCGGGCCGTAGCCACGCACGCCAGCGAAACGAGCGCACGCACCAGAGAGTCGCAGGTAAACGGCAGCAGCACCCTTGGGTGCTTGGCCATggcagcggcgccgccgaccGACGACGCCATTGGGAGACGGCCGCCCGTCGACGAGCGTGGTGAGGGtttgctccgccgcggcgccgcctacGTAGGGCGGTCAGAAGTGGAGTCGGAAGTGTTTACCGCCTACGTAGGTAAACGGCAGCAGCACCCCTCTCGATGAGTACAAGTATGTTTTGctcaattcttttttttttcaatttcgtTTGTACTTTTTGAACGCAATACACTAATTTTTTTAACGCAACTTTCATTTGTATTCCATCCGATGAAAAAACGTGTGTGACTTGAGTTTAAGATTTCTTATGATATTTTACAGTGAAGTACACTAGATTTCCTTAAAGGTTTCCAAAGATTTACATAGCAATCTATAAACTAGATCATTGAGCCTTTTAAAATGGTTGGTTTTCTGGATTCTCACTTAAAGTGAATTACTCTGAGAAAGTTTGGGAATCTTAATTACAATCTAAGAAAAAGTTTTAAAACCCTCTTTGCACTTCACACTTGTATTGTAAGTCTAAGAGAGTATCCCAAAGTTTTAGTTATGAATGAATATGAATTTTATTGTTCCTACCGCTTCTACATGAAGGGACCCGTGAAAGAACAACTGCTTCCTTCGTTTCAAATTGATTTTCACTTTTCTAGTTTCTTAATTTTTACTTTACATTTAGATATATGTTATGTATAGATAAATAATTTCTACtatgtatttaaaaaaatcaaaataacttataatttgaaacaaaaGGAATAGCATTTAACAAATTTGCCTCGATCCAACGAAATATCTACCAGAACCACCCACGCCGTGCTGCTTAAGAGTGGCCAAAAGAACTTATGGAGCTAATTGAAATCTGATGACTTCCAAGCATATCGAGATCTTACAAGGCTCTGATccatttctctctccctctccctctctgtgTGAGATTTGTCAAGTCCATAACTCATAGATGATTTTGAGTCAGGTTTATATAGTTGCATACCACCAGTGGCGGAGGCAGGATTGAGCCCAGGAGAGgctttcctcctcttcttcctcctccaaccACCCCTTCCCTCATTCTTGTTTCTCAAATTTGTAGTGGAGACATAGGGGGGCTACATAAGATTTCCAGCGGTAGGAGGGGCTCGAGTCCCTCCAGACCCACTGCTGGATTCACCCCTACATATCACCAACTTCTCTACACGTACagaattttcaggatttaaatATCTGTTTTCGGGTGACTGATTTCTTGGTTATCTATCAGTTATATAAACTTGTTGAATGGGATAAAGATTTGGAGTTGGGGAATACCCATGGCATGCGGGCCTAGAGGGAGCATCAAGGTAGCTCTCGATTATTGCCATCAAGAAGTGGGTTTCCACCAATTTTCCCATTCGTCTAgtcatcaccatcaccatctCATCTAATTCAAATATTAATGCACGCTAACATCATGCAATTACACAGATAATACTAAAACAAGTACAAGCACCTAGGGAATGACATCACCAGACAGAACGTCCATTAGGTCAGTTTTAATGGGAGTTTCATTGCATTAAATTCTAGGGAAAAGTCCGGTTTGCACCctcgaactatcacaaaagtctaatttacaaccttcaactacgaaaccgaaTAACAAAGGCCATCCAACTATTAAAACCAGAcaaattttgctgacatgacgACGAGAGAGGAGGGAGTTTCATGGGATAAGAGAAGAGTTTCATCCCCAGGAAAGTCAACTGGCACATTTACCTAGTTTTGAGTCAAGGTAACTGGTGCACTAAGACTGGCCTAATAATGTACAGCCTGCCAGCCAGGTCAAAGATTATCGATGCACAATGACAACATGCCACAGCGTGGTTTCAACAATGTTGAATGTGCAGGTGTCTCCTTCCTTGATCTCATTATCCCAGCAGAATCTCTTCCAGCCCGTCCCGAGGTTGGTCGCATGCTTGTATGGGAGAACATGAACCTGCCAAGATCTGGTGCTGCTCAGTGAGGTCTTGAGGGTGATTGTGCACGCTTCCCACAAACCAATCGCATTGCAGAAAGTCAGCGGTAAAGTCTGCAAAGATAAAAATGGTCAGAAACAGATAGCTATATGAGATCTCAAAGATCTATCCATACATCAAGTGAATGAATACTGACTGCAAGATCTGATGTTCATGTGGGTTTGATGAGATGTTATTGAAGTGCATATACATCAACAATTTTAAACAAGAGCCCATACTATGCTGAAATGTGTGCTTCAATAAATTGATCTGTTCTTCTTGTGATACAACGCATATGTATATCAGCAGTTAAAGCATCACTTGAAACCAATGGTTTATGTTTCTGCAATTAGAAAAATAAGAGCACCCAAAGAAGTCCTGGTGCCATATAGATTAGCTAATTTGAGTTCACATTCTTGCAACTATTCAGGTTTCAGGGTCTATTCTTCACAATCCTTCTATAAGATAGGTAATTCTATTTCTATAGGTGCTATGCATGTGTATGTTCCTGCTGTTTGAAAGACTGGCAGCTTGGACTGATATTTTCATCTTCCAAACAAAGTTGGAGAAGAAATGGCAATGAAAACTTATCAGACACCATGTTGCTTCTGCCCAGAagcaggtgctgctgctgggAGAGGAGCAGGTGCTCATGTAGCACAAGTTGGTTCAGTGGCTGTGTTGTCCTATTTCTGCTGACTTCTGGTTGCTATTAGCATGTATCAGTTACCTGTAGTTTTTGTCGGTCTGGGAATAGTTCTGTTCGTTGTTGGCAGGGAGGTGCGAAGCAATTCTAAACTGTTAGTGGTGTTAAACCTTGTCAGGGCTATAAATTCTTTTCTGTCCATTTTGAATGCAAATGATACTGGGCTGAGTCCCTAAAACTCTacccacaaaaaaaaacacttgcTGAAAACTCAAATAATCTTTACCTATTCCCAAATTGGTCAAGATAAAAATAACTGTACTCACAAAATAACGGTTATTCGTGTTTAATATCCTTCTTTTTTATCCAAGCCAGAGGCCCAATCTCATAAACGATTTTCTTCTGTGATGATGCCTTCTTCGAAGAAGAGATGGAGCCTTTTGACATCTCTTGTCCTTCACTAATTGGCCTGTCATCGATGCTCTTACACTTCGTACTGGAAGCAAAAGCTGTTTCCAGTGGCTTCGGAATGTCTGCTGATATATGACACAAGAGATATGTGGTTCAGTACTGAACTGCAATTGAATCAGTGGcagatttaatttattttttccttACAGCGTGTGATGACAACATGCCACATTGTGGTTTTGATGACATTGAAGGTGCAGAtgtcaccttccttgacatTGTTCTCCTTGCAGAATGTCCTCCAGCCATGCACAAGAAGGTAGCTGTGTTTGTTGCATGGGACACCACGCACCTGCCAAGACCCAGTCATTGTGGTCTTGAGCGTGATCGTGGAAGGCTTATGAAGCCCAATCGCATCACAGAATGCTATTGGCAAAGCCTGCAATAATTGCAATCATATTGGTTTTGGTATGTGGTTGATTGTTAACTAAATACCATATTACCATAGTTGACAAATGCTCACTGCTAGATCTAAACTCcatttctttgggtttgttACTAATCAAATGCGTATACGTAACAGATACTATACAAAGCAGATATTAAACCGTATACATATATAGTACTATAATATATTGTTTCATTTGTTCCTGTTACCATGTGCATATATTATCAATTGTTAGAGCATCAAATGATTAAATGAACATGTTGGTCTCTATTTTTCCAAAAGGAAACAAAAGCTGTTGAAAGAAGACTCATATACCAAATCGTAGAACTTTTTTGGTTCAATAGGAAGTGGTTGTACTCACAAGATCATTCTCAAGTGTGTTAGTGTTGATCTGCTTCTTTATCCATGACGGTTGCCCAATCTCGTAGAAAGAATTCCCCAGTAATGACGCCTCATTTAGAGaaggcatgaatccttttggtttATGTACTTCGCTACAAGGCAAATCATTCTCGCTCTTACACTTCCAAATGGGTACGGATAGTGCTTCCTGTCTCTCTTCAAGATCTGGTGATGTTGATATTTGATGATAAGACAAAAGAGTCAGTATTTAACAAATATTCAAATACATTGCAAAAAGATTAAAACGCATAAATCTTACTTATCTCTTGCTCATTTTGTTCCATTATGTTGTCCTTGTGCTTGGGCttcctctggcatccatcgggTTCAAACACTTTTACTGTAAACACCATGTTGTCCTCATACCTTAACACAAGAGTATTTGATGCAGTGATGCAATGAAATGCCAGAAATTGTGCCCAGCCACCGGCAAAGAATACATCTGACTCATCCATCTCGAGCTTAATGCTATTAACTTTTCCAAGGGGGCCAAACACAACAGCCATAGGGTTGTTCAGTTCCCCTTTGGAGATGTAGTATTGTACAAACTTAGCAGGTATGACTTATGAGCTGCAAGAACGCACAAAACGACTAGAATCAGGCATTCCTCTAAGAGAAAACAAAGGGAGGAACAAATTTTAGCAAGAACAGTCTGCAAACCATCTTTTCCATGGAGTCTGGTGACAGCATACAGACGAACTGAAGTTTACGGTCAGTATCTTCACTCCTCTTGCTTGGTTGAACTGAACAAAATAGGACTTGCAAATAATCAGTTTGAACTGAAAACAGGAATTCTCAATTAAGTTTACTGTAGTGC
This sequence is a window from Panicum virgatum strain AP13 chromosome 7K, P.virgatum_v5, whole genome shotgun sequence. Protein-coding genes within it:
- the LOC120642958 gene encoding putative B3 domain-containing protein Os04g0347400 isoform X2, which encodes MASSVGGAAAMAKHPRVLLPFTCDSLRIPDELAAEIGAGEALVVGPSAGKVKLWRVEVGWDGDVAFLGRGWPEFAGACGVDAGWLLVLRHRGRGVLTVKVFDASSCLRELVAQPPAAAAVEATTSGQGTRKLQFIRVLPKDFMKKMLIPAKFMQHYILNEHLNNRTAIIFGPLGKVSHIEIEMNQSDVFFSGGWSQFLVLHDITESNALLLRYEGNMVFTVKVFEPDGCQRESKTKDIRMQQDIEEQQEAPSISIQKHYKNDLSSNNGEKKPKGPVTCLTKAPLWTKSVFEVGPPSWIKKQINANTLRELALQTAFCDAIGLQEPCIITLKTSMSSTKSWQVHALPRRRSYRLRLGWSRFCKENDLKLGDICTFDIVETTLWLVVVTRCKEKMNQLYYQEKPKRKKERSSGHGQKRPKSSISRIGCVFEIGPPAWLKKEINTSTISNHLSVPLSLCQAIGFQEPCTMITLKTSVSSTKSWQARLLAYRNGNQMTGSGWKSFCCEND
- the LOC120642958 gene encoding putative B3 domain-containing protein Os04g0347400 isoform X1 produces the protein MASSVGGAAAMAKHPRVLLPFTCDSLRIPDELAAEIGAGEALVVGPSAGKVKLWRVEVGWDGDVAFLGRGWPEFAGACGVDAGWLLVLRHRGRGVLTVKVFDASSCLRELVAQPPAAAAVEATTSGQGTRKLQFIRVLPKDFMKKMLIPAKFMQHYILNEHLNNRTAIIFGPLGKVSHIEIEMNQSDVFFSGGWSQFLVLHDITESNALLLRYEGNMVFTVKVFEPDGCQRESKTKDIRMQQVSTLPDIEEQQEAPSISIQKHYKNDLSSNNGEKKPKGPVTCLTKAPLWTKSVFEVGPPSWIKKQINANTLRELALQTAFCDAIGLQEPCIITLKTSMSSTKSWQVHALPRRRSYRLRLGWSRFCKENDLKLGDICTFDIVETTLWLVVVTRCKEKMNQLYYQEKPKRKKERSSGHGQKRPKSSISRIGCVFEIGPPAWLKKEINTSTISNHLSVPLSLCQAIGFQEPCTMITLKTSVSSTKSWQARLLAYRNGNQMTGSGWKSFCCEND
- the LOC120640026 gene encoding putative B3 domain-containing protein Os04g0347400, whose product is MAHLFHALQRIPDELADEIGAGEALVVGPCGVKSRAVWPVGLGRDGGGAFLGRGWPEFAAAHGVGAGWRLALRHRGRGVLTVKAFDDSCCIRGLGVQQSAAAVQPSKRSEDTDRKLQFVCMLSPDSMEKMFVQYYISKGELNNPMAVVFGPLGKVNSIKLEMDESDVFFAGGWAQFLAFHCITASNTLVLRYEDNMVFTVKVFEPDGCQRKPKHKDNIMEQNEQEINLEERQEALSVPIWKCKSENDLPCSEVHKPKGFMPSLNEASLLGNSFYEIGQPSWIKKQINTNTLENDLALPIAFCDAIGLHKPSTITLKTTMTGSWQTLPLTFCNAIGLWEACTITLKTSLSSTRSWQVHVLPYKHATNLGTGWKRFCWDNEIKEGDTCTFNIVETTLWHVVIVHR